The following are encoded in a window of Castanea sativa cultivar Marrone di Chiusa Pesio chromosome 9, ASM4071231v1 genomic DNA:
- the LOC142609426 gene encoding putative F-box protein At5g04010, with amino-acid sequence MTLNFPIKTPPWEVFALVADYLDPKTLAIASCVCKYWFISMSSDYLWKPICNTHFPNLHFTDLGEQVHHVPYHRLYAIGHTAAKRRVQTPCKPKLSLNNLIFTINIRTKSSNIVTIAKPGEELIFDPNGVFKFDVDNVNYECSSMVAVLEDVKITWNVVLSGWKGVFTMMDCEGKVSFSPGAEGWFSEELPSPGCCSGAVASGVVADLKLGFCSRRESGVGKVKVDKVSVGILSIVNWRYVSVDDGLRYLQHFLVPCDD; translated from the coding sequence aTGACTCTCAATTTCCCAATCAAAACACCCCCATGGGAAGTCTTTGCTCTTGTTGCTGACTACCTTGACCCAAAAACACTAGCCATAGCCTCATGTGTGTGCAAGTACTGGTTCATTTCCATGTCCTCAGACTACCTTTGGAAGCCAATTTGCAACACCCATTTCCCTAACCTACACTTCACGGACTTGGGTGAACAAGTTCATCATGTTCCATACCATCGTCTCTATGCAATTGGTCACACTGCAGCCAAGCGCCGAGTCCAAACACCATGTAAGCCTAAACTTTCCCTTAACAATCTTATATTCACTATCAACATCCGTACAAAAAGCTCCAACATTGTCACAATTGCAAAACCGGGTGAAGAACTAATCTTTGATCCAAATGGGGTGTTCAAATTCGATGTTGACAATGTGAACTACGAGTGTTCCTCTATGGTTGCGGTCTTGGAGGATGTGAAAATTACATGGAATGTGGTTTTGAGTGGGTGGAAAGGGGTGTTTACTATGATGGATTGTGAAGGGAAAGTGAGCTTCTCTCCGGGGGCGGAGGGGTGGTTTTCGGAGGAGTTACCTTCTCCGGGTTGTTGCTCTGGTGCGGTGGCGAGTGGTGTTGTGGCTGATTTGAAGTTGGGGTTTTGTAGTAGGAGGGAGAGTGGTGTTGGGAAGGTTAAGGTTGACAAAGTGAGTGTTGGGATTTTGAGTATTGTGAATTGGAGGTATGTGAGTGTTGATGATGGCCTAAGGTACTTGCAGCATTTTCTTGTTCCTTGTGATGACTAA
- the LOC142609226 gene encoding uncharacterized protein LOC142609226, which translates to MASIESTNPFDPQFSQSALDSNNDSANPTPPNPYFLSSNENPGNILVMQPLLGMRNYQSWSRAMILAHTTKKKIGFVNGKITIPDMDSPLYEDWDSYNTMVLSWMINSMHVDVSSNIMYCETAREMWIELQNLFSQVAKYFTQQGLCHEVFDVLNENYETLRSQILIYDPFPSMSKVYSLVLQEESHKNLGHGGSSSSQGDVVAMYANSKYNSGNSSWSKGNGKKERPFCTHCNIPGHTIEKCYKLYGYPLRYKPKGKNNATANQVSSHLINVAENLAMASNLCPISKAQCEQLLAFLSFGLGFAFGANGTHHAANVRTSSVAGVEGDSGGIFDVFSSQSQPNSSTTARSDLMSATLNTFVNLSNGETALVTRIGTFRLSEKLVLSNELCVPSFRFNLISEDIFPYVQGTTNFSDPFAIAFEVVTNSPTDNTLDSFVNPVSISEVSIQPHTPDTPFALHPSASDTDRPSPIPNDTSLSATPSLDTSSSTSLPVPALQHTRKSTRVHKTPAYLQDYACNSAAIVLDLGSPYDMADFLSYSHLTPSYQSFLMTVSACHQEPASFSQAIQIPIWREAMDKEIQALEKTGTWILTPLPAGKTPFGCKWVYKVKLNSDGSIERYKARLVAKGYTQRKGLDFLETFFPVAKIVSVKVLIALATAKGGSLHQLDINNAFLQGDLDEEASRQWNAKLPATILQLGFIQSKADHSLFIHSNGDLFTALLVYVDDMVLQFGIKDLGSLKYFLGLEIARSDKGISLNQRKYVLKVLKEAGMVGCKPAKTPMEQQLNCQRVMTQSVLFTAKSSSHEGTNWRIFTKALGVDNFLRLLKRLGVINIFTQTIQYPEYSSLNQAARALLLMGSVKGKEDCTQATSKTKSRNREHGSVQAIEIQSSWISPELLEVIESVPYHEHFIHTYEEALPRG; encoded by the exons ATGGCGTCCATTGAATCCACCAATCCCTTTGATCCTCAATTTTCACAATCCGCTTTGGATTCTAACAATGATTCTGCTAATCCTACTCCTCCCAATCCCTATTTTCTTAGCTCGAATGAAAATCCAGGCAATATCTTGGTTATGCAACCGTTGCTTGGAATGAGGAATTATCAATCATGGTCCAGAGCGATGATTCTTGCTCATACTACGAAGAAGAAAATTGGTTTTGTCAATGGCAAGATCACAATACCAGATATGGATTCGCCTCTGTATGAAGATTGGGACAGCTACAATACTATGGTGCTATCTTGGATGATCAATTCAATGCATGTAGATGTGTCAAGTAACATTATGTACTGTGAAACAGCTAGGGAGATGTGGATTGAATTGCAAAACTTGTTCTCACAAG TTGCTAAGTACTTCACACAACAAGGCTTATGCCATGAGGTTTTTGATGTGCTCAATGAGAACTATGAGACTCTTCGTAGTCAAATTCTCATATATGATCCATTTCCATCAATGAGCAAGGTTTACTCTCTGGTTCTTCAAGAAGAATCACATAAGAACCTTGGTCATGGAGGATCAAGCTCATCACAAGGAGATGTTGTAGCAATGTATGCTAATTCAAAGTACAATTCAGGAAATTCCTCTTGGAGCAAAGGcaatggaaagaaagaaaggccatTTTGCACTCATTGCAATATTCCTGGGCATACCATTGAGAAGTGCTACAAACTTTATGGTTATCCTCTAAGATATAAGCCAAAAGGGAAGAATAATGCCACTGCAAATCAAGTCTCTTCACACTTGATAAATGTAGCTGAAAATCTTGCAATGGCAAGCAATTTGTGTCCTATTTCCAAGGCACAATGTGAACAATTATTGGCTTTTCTCAGTTTTGGTTTAGGATTTGCTTTTGGAGCTAATGGAACACACCATGCAGCTAATGTGAGGACTTCCAGTGTGGCTGGTGTGGAAGGAGATTCTGGTGGTATTTTTGATGTGTTTTCTTCACAATCACAACCTAATTCCTCAACCACAGCTAGGTCTGATCTCATGTCAG CAACTCTAAACACATTTGTGAATCTTTCAAATGGTGAAACAGCTTTAGTCACTCGTATAGGAACTTTTAGACTCTCAGAAAAACTTGTTCTTTCTAATGAGCTATGTGTTCCTTCCTTTAGGTTTAATTTGATTTCT GAAGATATTTTTCCTTATGTCCAAGGTACTACTAATTTTAGTGATCCTTTTGCTATTGCTTTTGAAGTTGTTACTAATTCTCCCACAGACAACACTTTAGATTCCTTTGTTAATCCTGTTAGCATTTCAGAAGTTTCTATTCAGCCTCACACACCAGATACTCCATTTGCATTGCATCCATCTGCCAGTGATACTGATAGACCTAGTCCCATACCCAATGATACTTCTTTATCTGCTACACCTTCTTTAGACACTTCATCTTCTACTTCTTTGCCTGTACCTGCACTTCAACATACCAGAAAGTCCACCAGAGTCCACAAAACACCTGCCTATTTGCAAGATTATGCTTGCAATTCAGCTGCAATAGTTCTTGATCTAGGTTCCCCATATGATATGGCTGATTTTCTCAGCTATTCACATCTCACTCCTTCATATCAGTCTTTTCTTATGACTGTCAGTGCTTGCCATCAAGAACCTGCTTCTTTTTCCCAAGCAATTCAAATTCCTATTTGGAGGGAGGCAATGGATAAGGAAATACAGGCTTTGGAGAAAACTGGGACTTGGATTCTTACTCCTCTTCCTGCTGGGAAGACACCCTTTGGTTGTAAATGGGTGTACAAAGTGAAGTTAAACTCTGATGGTAGTATTGAAAGGTACAAGGCAAGGTTGGTGGCCAAAGGCTATACCCAAAGAAAAGGGCTTGATTTTTTGGAAACCTTCTTCCCAGTTGCAAAAATTGTTTCTGTCAAAGTTCTTATTGCTCTTGCTACAGCCAAAGGTGGGTCTCTCCACCAACTTGACATTAACAATGCCTTTCTTCAGGGAGACTTAgatgaagaa GCATCAAGGCAGTGGAATGCAAAGTTGCCTGCTACCATCTTGCAACTTGGTTTCATTCAATCCAAGGCTGATCATTCCTTATTTATTCATTCTAATGGTGACTTGTTCACAGCATTATtggtgtatgtagatgatatggtcctTCAG TTTGGTATTAAAGACCTTGGttcccttaaatacttcttggGTCTAGAAATTGCTAGAAGTGATAAGGGTATTAGTCTAAATCAGAGAAAGTATGTCCTTAAAGTACTTAAGGAGGCTGGAATGGTTGGGTGCAAGCCTGCTAAGACACCTATGGAACAACAGTTAAACTGTCAAAGAGTGATG ACTCAGTCAGTTCTTTTCACAGCTAAGAGCTCGTCACATGAAG GAACCAATTGGCGTATCTTTACTAAAGCTCTAGGTGTGGATAATTTCCTAAGATTGCTAAAAAGGTTGGGTgtcattaatatttttactCAAACCATTCAATATCCTGAGTATTCATCATTGAATCAAGCAGCAAGAGCTTTGCTCTTGATGGGGAGTGTTAAAGGCAAGGAAGATTGCACCCAAGCCACTAGCAAGACTAAGAGCAGAAATAGAGAACATGGTAGTGTTCAAGCAATTGAAATTCAGAGTAGTTGGATTAGTCCAGAATTACTAGAGGTGATTGAATCAGTTCCTTATCATGAACACTTCATTCACACGTATGAAGAAGCACTGCCACGTGGATAG
- the LOC142610765 gene encoding aminopeptidase M1-like isoform X2, which produces MAVTQFKLDDARRCFPCWDEPACKATFKITLDVPSQLVAISNMPIIEEKVDGDLKTISYQESPIMSTYLVAIVVGLFDYVEHLTSDGVKVRVYCQVGKVNQGKFALDVAVRILELYKEYFAVPYPLPKLDMVAIPDFAFGSMENYGLVTYCETSLLYDVQHSTTADKQRVVIVVAHELAHQWFGNLVTMEWWTHLWLNEGFATWVSYLAADCLFPEWKVWTQFLDDYTEGLEMDGLTESHPIEVKINHASEIDEVIDSISYIKGASVTRMLQSYLGADCFQRSLASYVKKFACSNAKTEDLWAALEEGSGEPVNKLMNSWTKQKGYPVVSVKVEDQKLVFEQSRFLASGTHGDGQWIVPITLCCGSYDVRKNFLLQKSSETLDMKELMSDESNLASAWVKLNVDQTGFYRVEYDEDLEARLRNAIENKYLSATDRFGILEDSFALCMARQKSFTSFFTLMNAYKEELEYTVLSNLIKMSYKVERITADAAPESPVNIIYFFINLFLHSAMKLGWEPKTGESHMDAMLRGEVLTALAVFGHNLTLEEASRRFLAFLDDRNTPLLHPDIRKAVYVAVMRRVSTSNRFGYESLLRVYRETNLSQEKARILSSLTSSPDPNITLEALNFLLSSEVRTQDAVLGLAVSREGRETAWTWLKDNWEHISKTWGSGYLITRFINSIVSPFASLEKAEEIQEFFASRTNSKIARTLKQSIERVHINAYWVQSFRIEVQNELARALVEIVQACAIQ; this is translated from the exons ATGGCAGTTACACAGTTTAAACTAGATGATGCTAGGCGATGCTTTCCTTGTTGGGATGAACCTGCTTGCAAG GCTACGTTCAAAATCACATTGGATGTGCCATCACAACTAGTAGCTATTTCCAACATGCCaattattgaagaaaaagtGGATGGGGATTTGAAGACAATTTCATATCAAGAATCACCAATCATGTCTACATATTTGGTGGCAATTGTTGTTGGTTTGTTTGATTATGTGGAACATCTTACATCTGATG GAGTTAAAGTTCGAGTATACTGTCAGGTTGGTAAAGTAAATCAAGGGAAATTCGCATTGGATGTTGCTGTTAGGATACTTGAATTATACAAAGA ATACTTTGCAGTGCCTTACCCTCTTCCCAAATTGGATATGGTTGCAATTCCTGATTTTGCTTTTGGATCCATGGAGAATTATGGTTTGGTTACATACTGTGAAACATCTTTGCTCTATGATGTTCAGCATTCCACAACTGCTGATAAGCAGAGG GTTGTGATTGTTGTAGCCCATGAACTAGCACATCAGTGGTTTGGCAATCTTGTAACGATGGAATGGTGGACTCATTTGTGGCTGAATGAGGGGTTTGCAACATGG GTCAGTTATTTAGCAGCTGATTGCTTGTTCCCAGAATGGAAAGTGTGGACTCAGTTTCTTGATGACTATACAGAGGGTCTTGAGATGGATGGGCTTACAGAGTCCCATCCCATTGAA GTGAAGATAAATCATGCTAGTGAGATTGATGAAGTAATTGACTCGATAAGTTATATAAAAGGTGCATCTGTTACCCGGATGCTGCAAAGCTATCTTGGTGCTGATTGCTTTCAG AGGTCACTTGCTTCATATGTAAAAAAGTTTGCTTGCTCGAATGCGAAGACAGAAGATTTATGGGCTGCACTTGAGGAGGGATCCGGTGAGCCTGTGAACAAGCTAATGAATTCATGGACAAAGCAAAAGGGGTACCCAGTCGTCTCTGTCAAAGTCGAAGATCAGAAATTGGTGTTTGAGCAG TCACGATTTTTGGCAAGTGGTACCCATGGGGATGGCCAATGGATTGTTCCAATAACATTATGCTGTGGCTCATATGATGTGCGCAAGAATTTTCTACTGCAAAAAAGTTCTGAAACTCTTGATATGAAAGAGCTCATGAGTGACGAAAGCAATTTAGCATCTGCTTGGGTAAAACTTAATGTCGATCAGACTGGTTTCTATAGGGTTGAATATGATGAGGACCTTGAAGCTAGACTCCGAAATGCAATAGAGAACAAATACTTATCTGCAACAGACAGATTTG GCATCCTGGAAGATTCATTTGCCCTTTGTATGGCTCGCCAGAAGTCTTTCACTTCATTTTTTACCTTGATGAATGCTTATAAGGAGGAACTTGAGTATACCGTGCTGTCTAATTTAATCAAA ATGAGTTATAAAGTTGAAAGAATTACAGCTGATGCAGCCCCTGAGTCACCGGTcaacattatatatttttttattaaccttTTCCTGCATTCAGCAAT GAAGCTTGGTTGGGAGCCTAAGACAGGTGAGAGCCATATGGATGCAATGTTGAGAGGAGAGGTTTTGACTGCCCTTGCTGTGTTTGGACATAATCTGACACTAGAAGAAGCAAGTAGACGttttcttgcattcttggatgaCAGAAATACACCACTCCTCCATCCTGACATAAGAAAG GCAGTATATGTGGCTGTTATGCGAAGAGTCAGCACCTCAAACAGATTTGGTTATGAATCTCTTTTGAGAGTGTACAGAGAGACTAATTTGAGCCAGGAGAAAGCACGCATTCTAA GTTCATTAACATCTTCTCCAGATCCCAACATAACTCTTGAAGCTCTCAACTTTTTGTTGTCGTCTGAG GTTCGTACCCAAGATGCTGTTCTTGGACTTGCTGTTAGTAGGGAAGGAAGGGAAACAGCTTGGACATGGCTGAAG GACAACTGGGAGCATATTTCAAAAACCTGGGGTTCCGGATATCTAATAACTCGCTTCATCAATTCAATTGTCTCACCG TTTGCCTCGTTAGAGAAGGCTGAAGAAATACAGGAGTTTTTTGCAAGCCGTACCAACTCCAAGATTGCTAGAACCTTGAAGCAGAGCATTGAAAGGGTTCACATCAATGCATATTGGGTTCAGAGTTTTAGGATTGAGGTACAGAATGAACTTGCTAGGGCCCTTGTGGAAATTGTACAAGCTTGTGCAATACAATGA
- the LOC142609229 gene encoding uncharacterized protein LOC142609229, which yields MKDSLTTFLSSCPVLQNLSIKIRFQDLEGLKIIISLPTLKQFQCKILFDAPSCKIKMETPNLLFCEFRGRLDPSLELENLPSLVDLELQIELLCRLYNQDGIIFSNLSCLKLYGGYSSRYNLLAVQKFLAMIPKLELLCFELTNRSSYYEIGDGFLDNPLSVPQWKLSSLITFCCKGFLGLRDEIEHTSQILMAATELKIL from the exons ATGAAAGATTCTTTGACTACCTTTCTCTCTTCCTGCCCAGTTCTTCAGAATTTAAGTATCAAAATTAGGTTTCAAGACTTAGAAGGGCTCAAGATTATTATTTCTCTACCTACACTGAAACAGTTTCAGTGCAAGATTCTTTTCGATGCACCATCTTGTAAAATCAAGATGGAAACCCcaaatcttcttttttgtgaATTTAGAGGCCGTTTAGACCCTTCTTTGGAGTTGGAGAACCTTCCAAGTTTGGTAGATTTAGAGTTGCAAATAGAG TTATTGTGCAGGCTCTACAATCAAGACGGTATAATCTTTTCTAATTTGTCGTGTTTGAAGTTGTATGGAGGCTATAGTTCTAGATACAATTTGCTTGCGGTTCAGAAATTCCTTGCGATGATTCCAAAATTAGAGTTACTATGCTTTGAGTTGACGAACAGGTCAAGCTACTATGAAATAGGTGATGGTTTTTTAGATAATCCATTGTCTGTTCCTCAATGGAAGTTGTCCAGTCTTATTACCTTCTGTTGCAAAGGGTTCTTGGGACTCAGAGATGAAATAGAACACACTTCCCAGATATTGATGGCTGCCACTGAGTTGAAGATACTATAA